From Thalassospiraceae bacterium LMO-JJ14:
ACGGCTATCTTTTGGGCCGGGAATATTTTGAACTGGTGGCGTCCAGGCGGCTGGCGCAGGCAGATGTGACCAAATTGCGCAAAGCCCGCCAGGGCAGCGTGCTGATGGTGGGGATCTTGATTGCATTTTCACTGACGATCCCGCTGGTCAATCTGTTGATGCCCGTGGTCGCGACATCGGCGATGGTTCATCTTTTTGAAAAATGGCGCCCGAGCGGGACCGGGGGCGCACCGGCGAAAGCCTGAGTACCGGCCCGAAAGGCATTGCGCTCAAAGTAATCTGCACCGGTTGGGGATAGACATTCATGTTCGGCAAGAAAAAAGACGATGAAGATCCGGCAAAAGCACCAGGCAAGCCGGATGCGCTGCATTCCCGGATGGAATCCGGCGACGAAGATGCTGGCGATGCGCCGCCTTTGAAGCCGTTTTCGAAAAAGGGCTCGCATGCGCCCGCCAAGCCGCCGTCATCGAGTTCGCACATGCCCGACCTGCAGCGCCGCAGCCCGGACCTGCCCAGTGCGCCGGCGCGCCGCATCGACCGTCCGCGCGCCAACGAGGTCGAAGGCCGCCGCCTGATCGTCGGCCGGGATATCCAGCTCAACGGGGAAATCACGTCCTGCGACAAACTGATCGTCGAAGGCCATGTCGAAGTGACCCTGCCGGGCGCCAGGGTTCTAGAAATTTCACCGAGCGGCTATTTCAAGGGTGCCGCGGAAGTCGACGAAGCGGACATAAGCGGCCGCTATGAGGGCGATCTGGTCGCCCGCGAGCGGCTGATCGTACGCTCCGGCGGGCGCATTCACGGCAAGGTCCGCTATGGCCGGATCGTGATCGAATCCGGCGGCGAAATCGCCGGTGACATGCAGACCCTGACATCATCGGACAGCGATGAATAAAGCGGCCGGCAGGCGCTTTTTCACGCCACTTTCTGCCCTGATCGCCGTCCTTGGCGTGCTTGCCGGATGTGCCGGCAACGCGCCCGCGCCCAACACGGCGCCGGCACAGACGACAACGCCCGCAGCCCCGCAAACGGCGGCCCTGCCTGCGCCGCGCCCTGCACCGGCGCCCAAGCCGGAGCCGGAAATCGATGCACCGGCACCGGCCGCGGTGATCGGCTGGTCTACGGATG
This genomic window contains:
- a CDS encoding polymer-forming cytoskeletal protein → MFGKKKDDEDPAKAPGKPDALHSRMESGDEDAGDAPPLKPFSKKGSHAPAKPPSSSSHMPDLQRRSPDLPSAPARRIDRPRANEVEGRRLIVGRDIQLNGEITSCDKLIVEGHVEVTLPGARVLEISPSGYFKGAAEVDEADISGRYEGDLVARERLIVRSGGRIHGKVRYGRIVIESGGEIAGDMQTLTSSDSDE